A genome region from Mesorhizobium sp. B2-1-8 includes the following:
- a CDS encoding polysaccharide deacetylase family protein, which translates to MTFLRFALAAMLMSALPAHGPDRTIYLTFDDGPLNGTSNILDVLEAAQVPATLFMVGMHAEASASNKALVRRAEAMPLVTIGNHSYSHAYNHYRHFYGDTDGVVADMLMANTVLGLKPAVHARLPGRDVFRLPSMSKNHNSLGQAQAGREDPDYEFVAASGFYLYGWDHEWVHKDSGEPVQSVDHLVSEIDHLFGYGHFAKPGKLILLMHDQMFQDGFDGKTKLTSLITALKLRRYAFGTIPSYDN; encoded by the coding sequence ATGACATTCCTTCGGTTTGCCCTGGCGGCCATGTTGATGTCGGCGTTGCCAGCCCATGGCCCGGATCGCACCATCTACCTCACCTTCGACGATGGCCCGCTGAACGGTACAAGCAACATCCTCGACGTGCTGGAGGCAGCGCAGGTTCCGGCAACGCTGTTCATGGTCGGCATGCACGCCGAGGCCAGTGCGTCCAACAAGGCGTTGGTACGGCGCGCCGAGGCGATGCCGCTCGTGACGATCGGCAACCATAGCTACAGCCACGCTTACAATCACTACCGGCATTTCTATGGCGATACGGACGGCGTGGTTGCCGACATGCTGATGGCCAATACGGTGCTCGGCCTGAAGCCAGCGGTGCACGCCCGCCTGCCAGGGCGCGACGTGTTCCGGCTGCCTTCGATGTCGAAGAACCACAATTCGCTTGGGCAAGCGCAGGCCGGTCGTGAGGATCCCGACTATGAGTTCGTCGCGGCGTCCGGCTTTTATCTCTATGGCTGGGACCATGAGTGGGTGCACAAAGACAGCGGCGAGCCGGTGCAGAGCGTCGACCATCTGGTCAGCGAGATCGATCATTTGTTCGGCTACGGTCACTTTGCCAAGCCCGGCAAGCTGATCCTTCTGATGCATGACCAGATGTTCCAGGACGGCTTTGACGGCAAGACGAAACTGACCAGCCTGATCACCGCGCTGAAGCTGCGCCGCTATGCGTTTGGAACCATCCCGAGCTATGACAACTGA